Part of the Quercus lobata isolate SW786 chromosome 6, ValleyOak3.0 Primary Assembly, whole genome shotgun sequence genome, TATCACACATTCCACTTGTTTGTGATAACAATGTTAACTACATTGATTAAGCAAGAGAAAACAAATGTAGCTTGTTGCTTTCCATTTTGAATACATGAAAAACCAAGCCTAAGACTCAAATGTCGATGGGAAATCACAGACGAGTTGCTTGTGAAAGCTAATATGCAGTAGTAAGTACCTGTGGGGCGGAATACAACAGGATGACCCGGTTTATTTGTAAAAACAAATGTATCATTTGTTCCCTGTTCAATGTCTGGTGTCAAAAAGATTCATAAAACAAAATAGTTAGCTGAAcgaacccaaaaaaattatgtgtttCAGCAACACCTGATATCTTCTCTTGTCGGTTGGTCTTAGAGGGGCCTCAACCATGCCACCAAATACTGCACCTCGACGGTCTCCAACCACCTGAAAGAATAGTAAGTTCATATGATAAATACAAAAGTTTTATCCTGAATTTAAGTGTGTGTAGTGACACCCAAAAATTTATATGACACAAATTGTGCTCCTAGCTtaacaatagaaataaaagaggTCATCTTTCTCAAATTAACAACATAATTGTTCTGAAACCTCAAGCTTctagaaaatttggaaaattgatATGTACATCTGCTCAAAGAatttaaactttcaaaatatgttaaaatccaattttgccTATGAATTCATCTCCAAGAAAAACATATTTCTTCAATGATTTGAGCACCTAAATAAATCTTTCACGATTTTCTACTCGAAGACAgtaattaaatatatgaatTCCAAGTTAATCtccagaaaaacaaaaatttataattaccaGCAAGCTAGATCCAGGCCAAAGCATGCTCCTTCTGTACAGGGTTGAAAGTGATATGCCATGCCTCCATGTACTGCAGAGGTCAATAGATATGTTAAGCAAAAGTATATAATTGATAGTAACAGCAagatttttttacaactttagGAAGATCCAAATTCAATTATGCAAATGAAATTTCACACCACCTATAGAGCAATAACCATTTCCTCCCCTGAACAAGTGTGGGAAGCGATGCATAAAGAGCACTTCTGGTTTTCTCTGAAAGAAGCAAAGAAGGTTCAGAAATGTCTGGGACTTCGATCAAAGCCAGACACTCTTTCTCATTTTGCACATTCTTCATCTCAACTCCAGCTAATTCAGCAGCATCATTCCCATCAACTTTCATCTCAGAGTCACCCTTACGATCCTGGGATCGATAGCCACCAATTCTTGCAGCCTTGTACATAGCTCTACCAAGTGATTGTTTTCCCCTagaaaacaaacttttcttcCCACCACTTTCCTTAATTACATTGTCTGATTGCAGGTCACCCGATTCCACTTCGTCATTCTTTTGCTCATCTGATTTTGATTTATCTTCAGTCTCAGAGGATGACAATAGAGAGTAGAGAAAAGCGCTAAATGATGAAGTATCAGGCCCATCCCCTAAATCCCCAGAACCCTCTTCATTAATTGACTCTAGTTGACTTATTTTCGACTCACTCACATCTtcctaacaaaacaaaaactacagAGTTAGAATCTGGACAAATTAATGAACAGTCTAAATTCTAAACTCAACACAATCATAATTCAAGCAATATTAATGTTTATCTGGATGAagggttttgttcctatatGCTATGCATCCTAACCATCAGtctcatatttttttagttcataATGAAATACCTTCCATTGTATGATAAATTGAtcacaaacaaaatatacaCATAAACCCCATCTATGGTTAGAGCCAATCAGAGCTCTAAGATTCCAAACAATTAGCTTGATGACTTGTAGAACATATATAGTAAAAACCCACATAGAGAACCAGAACCCCAATAACCAAAACccccaaattctgaaacttgcattaaaatataaaaaatcaaccacaaaaaagagaaaaaaatatagaaaagtCAAGATTTTTAAGGCATAGCAGAGGGAGAGAGATCCTTACATGAGGTGTAGGAGGATGACGATGAGGTTTGGAAGGTTTGTCAGAGATGGGGTTGAGGATGACAGTGGTGAGATCAGACACAAAGTGAGCTGCTTTGTTCCTCAGTGACTGCTGTCTACCCATTtttccaaatacaaataaaacacacaaaagATGGAATTTTACAGTACAATTTTCAACACATATGATATGATGATTCTTGATTCTGtattcccactttttttttttttataaatgccAAAAGTACTATGTTACAGTTAcaatctttttctctctttttatattaaagaaTTTCAGTGTCTGGGTAAGGAGGAATTGGCAGGAGAAGAAAGAGTATATCCAAAGTAACATAGCTTTCAAAGCAGTTGAATTTGTTGCCACCCAACGAAAGATATTAACCTATGGCATTGGCGGCCAACAAGGTGACCCGACAGGGTCGTGTAATGGACGTCAAAAGTTATTCTCGGTGACCTCGTTGTAGGTTTCAATGTTATCTAGTCTCTAGTCCTTTAAAGTAcgttaaatattaattaacttCGGGGATAGACAAAAGGGACTCCATGGCCCAATGGATAAGGCGCTGGTCTACggaaccagagattctgggttcgatccccagtggagtcgtcgtactttcatatatttattttatttttattcaaagtAGACATTAACGACGTCGTTTTCATACCTATCTATCCTCACGGTACTGACGTGGGCTTATTTCTTGGACAAGTGAAGTGGGTCCATTAAAGAAGTACTGAGTTGGCCcattctttttggattttccttttgtctttttgagattttccttttgttgattGACCCATTGTTAATTATCACATCCTTCGTTCTATATAGCATGAGGAGTGGTAAAATTGGACACGATCCATGAATCCAACACAATATACAcacaacatgaaattaataagTTATGGGTTGAGATTTAATGGATTCGCGTTATATTCGGACTAATACgactaacccatttaataaattgGTGGATTAGTGTTCAACTTATAGAACCCATTTGACTCGTTtgattcatttaattaaatgacattttactaaTATACCCTTCAAACGTTAAGTAtttaaacttattagttgttgtagTTTACTTTCTTTGACATaatgtgattgattatttgtgatattgagatatattttagttttgaacTAGTCTCATCACATGTGTGTGAGATAAGGCTTTTTTGGATttagtgatcctattttgtagcaaaaaaaaaagtttgttatttattttttatatataatttttattttgaaaatctaatttataagtggataaaacCATAGGAAATTGGTCCTATTTTTTAAGCAATATTTTAGTGAGAGTTAGAACTATATTTTTATCAGATTGTCCTTTAGtcttgtctctacttaaacatagagATGTAGGGGCATTTTTGGACCAAGAAAATGAGGATCCCAAATAGTAGGAAGCtctttaaatagtagtatagataattaTTTGTGATGTTATTCGTTAgttatgaattttatattaaaaatatttatttgtttgtttttgcattttttttttcattttggtaaaaTCTGATAAACAGGTCGACACGACTTacccatttaataaatgagTTGTGTTAGGATTAATAAAtcttgacccatttaataaatatgtcGAATTAGTGTTAACTCATATAGTCGAATATTCATGAGTACATGAACTCAATATTCAAACACAAATGGTCACTCCTATCATCTAGAAACACATGgtcaaattaaaatctaaatgtGATGCAACATGACATGCCTTTgtagcttttttatttatttttattgcttccAATTCTATGAAACCAATTAAGGATAGCAGCGAAGTAAGTTGAAATTGATGAAAGCATTTAATGTTTTTGATGAAAGCATTTAATGTTTTGTTACGACaccaatgagagagagagagagagagagataatggAGAATTGGAAGAGGCAATAATAAAAGGTCTAAAGGGAGAGACAAGTACTTTTaagataataatattaatatgatacacattaaaaaaattaaaattaaatgtatGGGATGGGATGGGATGAAATAGACAAAATTCATGTTTGGGGTGAGACAAATGCATTCTACCTTTTCTTTGAACCCATAAAACTTGGGTGAGGTTCGGAAGGATGCATTTTATTATTTGACTACAACACCAATGGGGCAAAGAGTGAGCgagatagtttttatttttttaccttttatctataaaaaaaaaaaagagtgaacgAGATAATATAGAATGGGAAGGGGCAAACAATAAGGTACtaaagaaagagattttttttttgagcagaaaagaaagagatgGTAATATGatagtacataaaaaaaattaaaattatacatattggATGGGGCATgacatgattaaaaaaaaaaaatcatctcttgggcaagatgaaaaaaaaaaatcatctcttGGGCAAGATGAAGACATTTTGCCAAATTCTTAAACCCAAACTTGGGTGAGCTTTGTGTTACTCAAATATTGGGCTCCTATTAAGTTGTTAAATTCTAGAATAAGCCTTAAACCACAAGCTTAGAGCAACTGCATCAAAGGGTGTAAAATTTCTGtctattttgttaaaaaaatatactttttctattttacacatccacttttacaaaacatccacattaatttatctattataaatatttatttaataaaatattcattcttttacatatttttattatttccttcaaTGATGCAAAAGAGAGAGTGAGgtgaaggagagagaaacaaatagtaaaatattaaatgtaaaGTTACAGTAACCGTCATATATGCACGGTAATTGAGCgtttttatatatatgcacaATTTTATAAGTATTGATGTGAGTATTTTTTTGGgccaaaatatgtaaaattaaccactttttgtattttgcaaaattttacaACCTTTGATGCAGTTGCTCTTAGTATGCTTTTGGATAGCGTCtactagggctgtccacgggttgGGTTTTTGCCCAACCCGTAACCGACCCGTTACATTTCGGGTGGGCTATTTTTCAACCCGCAACCGACCCATTATAGTAACGGGTTCGTTGGTTCGAGTTGTCGGATGGAGGTCGTCAGTTTCGGGTAAACCTGATATTCACCGGTGTCCAAGGAAACGCGACGAGATCTTGCTAGATCCATCCAAGATCCGATGAGATCTCGTCGGATTCGACGAGATTTTTGCCAAATCTTGATGAGAAATCACTGGTCCGGCCAGATCCGGTGTTTATTATGCCAGAAATCGACGGATTTAAGTGAAAAATGGGTCAGAATCTGGAAAAAATGGCCAGATTTTATGGTCTTCAGGCGGGTTGAGTTTCACAGGTTTTAGAGGAAGAGATCCGAAACCGACCTGCCGACGTTGGGTTTTTGGAGTCAGGACTCGAGTTTGACCGCCAGAGCAGTCGGATCGGGTGGTTCCGGGTCAGGTCCGAGCGGGTGGGGCTGGTGGCGGGTTGATCTGGACAGCCCTAGCGTTTACGTCTTGCGTCTggcatttcctttttttttttttttttttttgatgcatGCGTTTCAGAAGACACTATGCACGGTTCAGTGGGCCCCATGCATTGCTCATGGGACCCATAAgtactttattcagaaaaaaaaattaaaaatgggtctcacgacactatttacacatttaaaaattattttgttacagtattttcagttttcagcaaaataaatggtATTCAAACGGACTCTTAGACACCAAAACTAGAATCGTAAATTATAACTTTGTAAT contains:
- the LOC115995152 gene encoding uncharacterized protein LOC115995152; translated protein: MGRQQSLRNKAAHFVSDLTTVILNPISDKPSKPHRHPPTPHEDVSESKISQLESINEEGSGDLGDGPDTSSFSAFLYSLLSSSETEDKSKSDEQKNDEVESGDLQSDNVIKESGGKKSLFSRGKQSLGRAMYKAARIGGYRSQDRKGDSEMKVDGNDAAELAGVEMKNVQNEKECLALIEVPDISEPSLLLSEKTRSALYASLPTLVQGRKWLLLYSTWRHGISLSTLYRRSMLWPGSSLLVVGDRRGAVFGGMVEAPLRPTDKRRYQGTNDTFVFTNKPGHPVVFRPTGVNRYFTLCSTDFLAIGGGGHFALYLDGDLLNGSSSVSETYGNTCLAHTEDFEVKEVELWAFVYASKYEEILSLSRTEAPGICRW